One region of Pseudoalteromonas galatheae genomic DNA includes:
- a CDS encoding efflux RND transporter permease subunit has protein sequence MAIRRPVLIVVLNLLIIIAGIAALAGVEVRELPDVDRPRLTVSASFPGGSPETVDTEVTSKLEGAVARVSGVKSIRAQSEENNARIVVEFRPGINLDDAANETRESVSRVQRELPEEVERVSIIKADNDAEAVVSLTVSSASLTLEGLTERVEKDLAPQFLTIPGVADVRLNGDRERVLRVRLDPLKLTSFNLTVPDVAAALRQAPFDVPAGSLKSNDQQLIVRADATSVTAEQVSDIIIRGETRVGDIASVYFGPADPRSMVRLDGEPVIGLEIIRQAQSNTIEISDEVLQLVDKIKVRFPDLELFVTSDDAQFIRSSVDEVLSSLVITILLVVFTLWVFIGSWRATLIPAFAIPVALIGSLALIWALGFSVNILTLLALVLATGLIVDDAIVVSENIQRRRGEGIGRRAAAVLGTREVFFAVVATTAVLAAVFVPIAFLPSTAGRLFREFGGVLAGAVIISSFVALSLVPALTSKLKVKQDSKKHLFSSIGVKLAEMYRGTIHWVLDHAWLTFGVFVVIASLSGALYSQLDNELLPSEDRGKIRIFARGPDGVGLNFMDRQAKQMEDILLPFVESGEIESIYTVVGQWDPNIVFITVPLKHWDERHFSQQEIIDKIRGPLGNIPGAPARAFGANSLNLRGQGGGIELALLGNDYLEIFKAAQQFAALVEKEMPDVAPVQISYQPSQPQLRVNIDRRRAEELGVSLSDISTTLRAAINGDDVADLNVGDQSIPIMLQAQNHTIRDPSDLANLYVGSRTGALVPLSSLAVIVEEGVAAELERHAQRRSIELDMKQPEDMPMAEVVEKLRTLADQSLPDSVTLAFKGEALTFEETANEVLLTYVLAFLIVLLVLAAQFESVNSAVVVMITVPFGITSAILALYLTGTSLNIYSQIGLVMLIGLIAKNAILLVEFADQLRDKGRSVRQAVEEAAVIRLRPIMMTLVSTLLGALPLILSVGAGAESRNAIGWVVFGGLGLAVFFTLYLTPVVYLGLARFTKPRADETKLLVDELDKAES, from the coding sequence ATGGCAATTCGCCGTCCGGTATTAATCGTTGTATTAAATTTATTGATTATTATTGCAGGTATTGCTGCTCTTGCCGGCGTTGAAGTTCGTGAACTGCCCGATGTAGATAGGCCGCGTTTAACGGTGTCCGCATCGTTTCCTGGCGGCTCGCCTGAAACTGTCGACACCGAAGTCACGAGTAAGTTAGAAGGCGCAGTCGCGCGCGTCAGTGGTGTAAAGAGCATTCGTGCACAAAGTGAAGAAAATAATGCGAGGATTGTTGTTGAATTTCGTCCGGGCATCAATTTAGATGATGCAGCCAACGAAACACGCGAATCCGTTTCTCGAGTACAAAGAGAGCTACCTGAAGAAGTTGAACGGGTGTCCATTATTAAAGCGGATAATGATGCAGAAGCCGTGGTGTCTTTAACTGTAAGTAGTGCCTCTTTAACACTTGAAGGATTGACCGAGCGAGTAGAAAAAGACTTAGCGCCGCAGTTTTTAACTATTCCAGGCGTGGCCGATGTGCGCCTGAACGGCGATAGAGAGCGGGTGCTGCGCGTAAGACTTGATCCCTTAAAACTGACAAGCTTTAATCTAACCGTTCCAGATGTAGCTGCGGCGCTAAGACAAGCCCCGTTTGATGTGCCCGCCGGCAGTTTAAAGTCGAACGATCAACAGCTGATTGTCCGTGCCGATGCCACTTCTGTAACCGCTGAGCAGGTGAGTGATATCATCATTCGTGGTGAGACTCGGGTGGGGGATATTGCCTCTGTGTATTTTGGACCGGCCGATCCTCGTTCTATGGTGAGACTCGACGGAGAGCCTGTAATTGGGCTTGAGATCATTCGCCAAGCACAGTCCAATACCATTGAAATCTCAGACGAAGTGCTGCAGCTAGTTGATAAGATAAAAGTACGCTTTCCAGATCTGGAGCTATTCGTCACCTCCGATGATGCACAGTTTATTCGCTCATCCGTAGATGAAGTCTTGAGCTCCTTAGTGATAACCATATTGCTGGTGGTATTCACGCTTTGGGTATTTATTGGCTCGTGGCGTGCGACGCTTATTCCAGCTTTTGCGATCCCGGTCGCGCTTATCGGCTCTTTGGCGCTTATCTGGGCGCTTGGCTTCTCTGTTAACATTTTAACCTTGCTAGCACTGGTGTTGGCCACTGGACTTATCGTCGATGATGCGATTGTTGTTAGTGAGAATATTCAGCGTCGTCGTGGCGAAGGGATAGGTCGTCGCGCTGCGGCAGTACTTGGGACAAGAGAAGTCTTCTTTGCTGTAGTTGCGACAACCGCAGTACTTGCTGCGGTATTCGTACCGATCGCCTTTTTACCCTCAACTGCGGGCCGACTGTTCAGGGAGTTTGGTGGCGTGTTAGCTGGTGCCGTGATTATTTCTTCATTTGTGGCACTGTCATTGGTGCCAGCATTAACGTCTAAGTTAAAAGTAAAGCAAGATAGCAAAAAGCACTTGTTTTCGAGTATTGGTGTGAAACTCGCAGAAATGTATCGCGGTACGATCCACTGGGTGCTTGACCATGCATGGCTAACTTTTGGTGTATTTGTGGTTATTGCGAGTTTATCTGGTGCGCTCTATTCGCAATTGGATAATGAACTTTTGCCATCTGAAGACAGAGGTAAAATTCGCATTTTCGCAAGAGGGCCTGACGGTGTTGGTCTTAACTTTATGGATAGACAGGCCAAACAAATGGAAGACATTTTATTACCCTTTGTAGAAAGCGGAGAAATAGAGTCAATCTATACGGTTGTTGGTCAGTGGGATCCCAATATTGTATTTATCACTGTGCCATTAAAGCATTGGGATGAGCGTCATTTCTCGCAACAGGAAATTATCGATAAGATCAGAGGACCGCTTGGTAATATACCCGGTGCGCCTGCGCGTGCCTTTGGAGCAAATAGCTTAAACCTAAGAGGCCAAGGTGGTGGTATCGAGCTTGCGCTACTTGGTAATGACTATTTAGAGATTTTTAAAGCAGCGCAACAATTTGCGGCTTTGGTTGAAAAAGAAATGCCAGACGTGGCTCCGGTACAAATCTCTTATCAACCCTCACAACCTCAGCTGCGCGTAAACATTGACCGCAGAAGAGCAGAAGAGCTTGGCGTTAGTTTGAGTGATATCTCAACGACGCTTAGGGCGGCGATTAATGGCGATGATGTTGCTGATTTGAATGTTGGCGACCAATCCATACCAATTATGCTGCAGGCTCAAAACCATACCATCAGAGATCCAAGTGATTTGGCTAACCTTTATGTTGGCAGCCGCACTGGTGCGTTAGTTCCGCTAAGTAGCCTCGCCGTTATTGTCGAAGAGGGCGTAGCTGCTGAGCTTGAACGCCACGCACAGCGTCGTAGTATCGAGCTGGATATGAAACAGCCAGAAGACATGCCTATGGCAGAAGTGGTTGAAAAATTACGAACGCTGGCAGATCAGAGTTTACCTGACAGCGTGACGCTGGCGTTTAAAGGGGAAGCCTTAACGTTTGAAGAAACGGCCAATGAAGTGTTACTTACTTACGTGCTGGCGTTCTTGATTGTGTTGCTCGTACTTGCTGCGCAATTTGAAAGTGTAAACAGTGCCGTTGTCGTGATGATCACAGTTCCGTTTGGGATCACCTCTGCCATATTGGCGCTGTATCTTACTGGAACTTCGCTAAACATATATTCGCAAATCGGCTTAGTGATGTTGATTGGCTTAATTGCTAAAAATGCCATTTTGTTAGTTGAGTTCGCAGATCAATTACGTGATAAAGGACGGTCAGTAAGACAAGCTGTTGAAGAAGCCGCGGTGATCCGTTTGCGTCCTATCATGATGACCTTGGTATCTACATTACTCGGTGCTTTACCGTTGATTTTATCGGTTGGCGCAGGTGCAGAGTCGAGAAATGCAATCGGCTGGGTTGTATTTGGCGGTTTAGGCTTAGCGGTTTTCTTTACGCTTTACCTCACACCTGTCGTTTATCTCGGTTTAGCGAGATTTACGAAACCGAGGGCGGATGAAACCAAATTATTAGTGGATGAACTTGATAAAGCTGAAAGTTAA
- a CDS encoding FKBP-type peptidyl-prolyl cis-trans isomerase: MSQFNTDADKASYGIGLQMGEQLKANPFEGLNLNSVFEGMKDAYAGDSFRVEIPEIQAAFEKINAEIQQRREEEAKVLAAEGVAFLEENAKRAEVTVTESGLQYEVVETGEGDKPVEDSKVRVHYHGTLINGTTFDSSYERGQPAEFPVNGVIKGWTEALQMMPAGSKWRLYVPHELAYGERGAGAAIAPFSTLIFDVELLEVL, from the coding sequence ATGTCTCAATTCAACACAGACGCAGATAAAGCGAGTTACGGTATTGGTTTACAAATGGGGGAGCAACTTAAAGCAAACCCTTTTGAAGGTCTAAACCTTAACTCTGTATTCGAAGGTATGAAAGACGCTTATGCTGGTGACAGCTTCCGCGTTGAGATCCCTGAAATTCAAGCGGCATTTGAGAAGATCAATGCTGAGATCCAACAGCGTCGTGAAGAAGAAGCTAAAGTGTTAGCTGCTGAAGGTGTTGCATTTCTAGAAGAAAATGCGAAACGTGCTGAAGTAACAGTAACTGAGTCAGGTCTTCAGTATGAAGTAGTTGAAACTGGCGAAGGCGATAAGCCTGTTGAAGATTCAAAAGTACGCGTTCATTACCACGGTACTCTAATCAACGGTACGACTTTTGACAGCTCTTACGAGCGCGGCCAACCAGCTGAATTCCCAGTAAATGGCGTGATCAAAGGTTGGACTGAAGCACTTCAAATGATGCCTGCAGGTTCTAAATGGCGTCTATACGTACCGCATGAGCTTGCATACGGCGAGCGTGGTGCAGGTGCTGCAATCGCACCTTTCTCAACGCTAATTTTCGACGTAGAGCTACTAGAAGTTTTATAA
- the asnS gene encoding asparagine--tRNA ligase has product MSHTAITELLAGTVAVDSQVTVKGWIRTRRDSKAGISFLAVHDGSCFDPIQAVVPNSLNNYDEVTRLTAGCSVAVTGVLVQSQGQGQSFEIQANSVEVLGWVENPDSYPMAAKRHSIEYLREHAHLRPRTNVMGAVTRVRNCLAQAIHRFYHERGYQWISTPIITASDCEGAGEMFRVSTLDMNNLPRTDKGDVDYSEDFFGKEAFLTVSGQLNGETYASALSKIYTFGPTFRAENSNTSRHLAEFWMVEPEVAFADLNDIAALAEDMLKYVFKAVLDERRDDMEFFAQRIEKDAITRLESFIDKDFAQVDYTDAIEILKACDKEFEFPVEWGVDLQSEHERYLAEVHFNAPVVIKNYPRDIKAFYMRQNEDGKTVAAMDVVAPGIGEIIGGSQREERLDVLDARLEEMGLNKEDYSWYRDLRKYGTVPHSGFGLGFERLVAYVTGMGNVRDVIAFPRTKGSATY; this is encoded by the coding sequence ATGAGCCACACAGCGATAACGGAGCTACTAGCAGGCACCGTTGCGGTTGACAGCCAAGTAACAGTAAAGGGCTGGATCCGTACACGACGTGATTCAAAAGCAGGTATTTCATTTCTAGCCGTTCATGACGGTTCTTGTTTTGACCCTATTCAAGCCGTAGTCCCTAATTCGCTGAATAATTATGACGAAGTGACTCGTCTTACTGCTGGGTGTTCAGTAGCGGTGACTGGTGTGCTTGTACAATCACAAGGTCAAGGTCAATCTTTTGAGATCCAAGCGAACAGCGTTGAGGTATTAGGCTGGGTTGAGAATCCAGATTCATACCCAATGGCTGCAAAACGCCACAGTATTGAATACTTACGCGAACATGCGCACCTTCGCCCTCGCACTAATGTTATGGGCGCGGTTACGCGTGTACGTAACTGTCTTGCGCAAGCTATTCACCGTTTTTATCATGAGCGTGGCTACCAGTGGATCAGCACGCCTATCATTACCGCAAGTGACTGTGAAGGCGCAGGCGAGATGTTCCGTGTATCTACACTTGATATGAACAACCTACCACGCACAGACAAAGGCGATGTAGACTATTCAGAAGACTTTTTTGGTAAAGAAGCATTCTTGACCGTATCTGGTCAGCTTAACGGTGAAACATACGCGAGTGCCCTTTCAAAAATCTATACTTTTGGTCCAACATTCCGTGCTGAAAACTCAAACACTTCTCGTCACTTAGCAGAGTTTTGGATGGTTGAGCCTGAAGTGGCATTCGCCGACCTTAACGACATCGCAGCGCTTGCAGAAGACATGTTGAAGTATGTGTTTAAAGCAGTACTTGATGAACGTCGTGATGATATGGAGTTTTTCGCACAGCGCATCGAAAAAGATGCCATTACTCGCCTAGAATCATTCATCGATAAAGACTTTGCTCAGGTAGATTACACAGACGCTATCGAAATTCTAAAAGCATGTGATAAAGAGTTTGAATTCCCTGTTGAGTGGGGCGTCGACTTACAATCAGAGCACGAACGTTACCTTGCTGAAGTACACTTTAACGCACCAGTAGTTATCAAAAACTACCCTCGTGATATCAAAGCATTCTACATGCGCCAAAACGAAGACGGTAAAACCGTTGCCGCTATGGACGTCGTTGCGCCTGGTATTGGTGAAATCATTGGTGGCTCACAGCGTGAAGAGCGTTTAGATGTGCTAGATGCGCGTCTTGAAGAGATGGGCTTAAACAAAGAAGATTACAGCTGGTACCGTGACCTACGTAAGTATGGAACAGTGCCTCACTCAGGCTTTGGCCTTGGCTTTGAGCGCTTGGTTGCTTATGTTACTGGCATGGGCAACGTACGTGACGTTATTGCCTTCCCTCGTACTAAAGGCAGTGCGACTTACTAA
- a CDS encoding AAA family ATPase — protein MKQVFILRGLPGSGKSHYAQTLADDLVSGDETQYFICSTDDYFLNENGEYHFEKQRLSEYHNLNLARFINALAEDIPLVVVDNTNIKKWEFVAYASAAVAMGYQVKEVIVGEIKDKSLQHLYAKRNSHGIGLKTISKMAHLFEW, from the coding sequence ATGAAACAAGTTTTTATTTTGAGGGGTCTACCTGGCTCTGGAAAATCGCATTATGCGCAAACGCTAGCCGACGATCTCGTCTCCGGCGATGAAACACAGTATTTTATCTGTTCAACCGATGATTATTTTCTTAATGAAAACGGCGAGTATCATTTTGAAAAACAACGCCTTTCAGAATATCACAATTTAAACTTAGCCCGGTTTATTAATGCCTTAGCTGAAGATATCCCTTTGGTCGTTGTAGACAACACCAATATCAAGAAGTGGGAGTTTGTTGCTTATGCGTCAGCTGCTGTGGCAATGGGTTATCAAGTGAAAGAAGTCATTGTTGGTGAAATTAAAGATAAGTCCCTACAGCATTTATATGCCAAACGTAATAGCCATGGCATTGGCTTGAAAACAATTTCAAAAATGGCCCACCTTTTCGAATGGTGA
- a CDS encoding integron integrase: protein MSLKSPFLKGLQEEMRMRGYSIRTEKTYLYWIKAFINFHHKRHPETMGTEEVTQFLTFLTNQRNVAINTQKIARNALAYLYQKHLHHELGDLGFCYATKQRHLPTVLSPSEISLILNELDGRDRLIIELLYGSGLRVSECLRLRIQDIDIDRASLTVRDGKGHKDRQTILSNRCSKKLTTYIEMAIKIQQDDNLHGIGPSLPNAVERKYPNAFRQHGWMFIFPSSNTCINPYTGTLCRHHLHQSVIRKALENAVRNIQINKRVTCHTFRHSFATHLLKAGRDIRSVQELLGHNDVSTTQIYTHVLGQHFAGTTSPLDTI, encoded by the coding sequence ATGAGTCTAAAAAGCCCATTTCTGAAAGGTCTTCAGGAAGAAATGCGTATGCGTGGTTACAGCATTAGAACAGAAAAAACCTACCTATATTGGATTAAGGCATTCATTAACTTTCACCACAAGCGTCACCCTGAAACAATGGGAACGGAAGAGGTTACACAATTTTTAACCTTCCTTACCAACCAACGAAATGTGGCTATCAACACACAAAAAATTGCACGTAACGCGTTAGCCTATTTGTATCAGAAGCATTTGCACCATGAGCTTGGGGATTTAGGTTTTTGCTATGCCACTAAACAAAGACATTTACCTACAGTGTTATCCCCATCAGAAATCTCACTAATACTAAATGAACTTGATGGCCGTGATAGACTAATAATAGAACTACTCTATGGTAGCGGACTAAGAGTTTCAGAATGCCTCAGGTTACGTATCCAAGATATTGATATTGATAGAGCTTCGCTGACCGTTAGAGACGGTAAAGGGCATAAAGATAGGCAAACCATCCTCAGCAATAGATGCTCAAAAAAGCTCACTACATATATTGAAATGGCTATTAAAATTCAACAGGATGACAACCTTCACGGGATAGGTCCATCTCTGCCAAATGCAGTAGAACGCAAGTATCCCAACGCGTTTAGGCAGCATGGGTGGATGTTTATTTTCCCTTCCAGCAATACTTGTATCAATCCTTATACAGGAACACTTTGCAGGCACCATTTACATCAAAGTGTTATTCGTAAAGCGCTCGAGAATGCCGTGCGTAATATTCAAATAAATAAACGCGTCACCTGCCATACGTTTAGGCATAGCTTCGCAACCCATTTGCTTAAAGCTGGTCGTGATATAAGAAGTGTTCAAGAATTACTGGGCCACAATGACGTTAGTACCACACAAATCTATACACATGTACTTGGCCAACATTTTGCAGGTACAACTAGCCCGTTAGACACTATATAA
- the ltrA gene encoding group II intron reverse transcriptase/maturase, whose protein sequence is MSYLHNYTPQPCGSDMQRNAVQSTFNFDLFGHVLSNDNLQRAWKQVKANKGAAGVDGMKIAQFIDWAKQHWQQCKAQLENGTYRPQPVKRVEIDKPDGGKRQLGIPTVVDRVIQQAITQVLSPIIDNTFSDNSFGFRPNRNGQQAVKQVQQIIKSKRNIAVDVDLSKFFDRVNHDLLMRNLSRHVKDKRLIKLIGRYLRAGIDDNGTLIPSLEGVPQGGPLSPLLSNIMLDDLDKELEQRGHQFARYADDFIILIKSKRAGERVLASVTRFLETKLKLLVNTDKSQVVKTTQSKFLGFTFKRGAIKWHDKTLHKFKRQVRILTNRNWGVSMQYQLFKLSQYLSGWINYFGIANAYQQCVDLDHWIRRRIRMCYWRQWRKPRTKVRNLMKRGVHVQAAVACGITSKGPWRSSKTPGIQQALSLNYLKNEGLYSLRDGWIKVHYPNG, encoded by the coding sequence ATGTCTTACTTACATAACTATACGCCACAGCCCTGTGGTTCTGATATGCAGCGTAATGCAGTGCAATCAACCTTCAACTTTGATTTATTCGGACACGTTTTATCAAACGATAACCTTCAACGCGCATGGAAGCAGGTTAAAGCCAACAAAGGCGCAGCGGGTGTGGATGGTATGAAAATAGCCCAATTTATCGACTGGGCAAAACAACACTGGCAACAGTGCAAAGCTCAACTCGAAAATGGGACTTATCGTCCTCAGCCGGTCAAACGCGTTGAAATTGATAAACCCGATGGTGGAAAGCGGCAACTCGGAATACCCACCGTGGTCGACCGAGTTATCCAGCAAGCCATTACTCAGGTTTTATCGCCCATCATTGATAACACATTTTCAGATAACAGCTTTGGTTTTCGTCCTAACCGTAACGGCCAACAAGCTGTGAAGCAAGTTCAACAAATCATTAAATCTAAACGCAATATTGCGGTAGATGTCGATTTGTCAAAGTTCTTTGACCGAGTCAATCACGACTTATTGATGCGAAATTTATCACGTCATGTCAAAGATAAACGCTTGATCAAACTCATTGGCCGTTATCTCAGAGCTGGAATTGATGACAATGGCACGCTAATTCCGAGTTTAGAAGGAGTACCGCAAGGCGGCCCTCTTTCTCCTTTATTATCCAACATTATGTTGGATGATTTAGACAAAGAATTGGAGCAACGAGGTCACCAATTTGCCCGTTACGCTGATGATTTTATAATCTTAATAAAATCAAAACGTGCGGGCGAACGTGTACTTGCCAGCGTTACTCGGTTCCTTGAAACTAAACTCAAATTGCTTGTTAACACGGATAAAAGTCAGGTGGTTAAAACCACACAAAGTAAATTCTTAGGGTTTACCTTTAAACGTGGTGCAATCAAATGGCATGACAAAACCCTGCATAAATTTAAGCGACAGGTACGCATTCTAACTAACCGTAATTGGGGCGTGAGCATGCAATATCAGTTGTTTAAATTAAGCCAATATCTAAGCGGATGGATCAATTATTTTGGTATTGCAAACGCATACCAGCAATGTGTTGACCTAGACCACTGGATAAGGCGCAGGATCAGGATGTGCTACTGGCGACAATGGCGAAAACCGAGAACTAAAGTGAGAAACCTGATGAAGCGTGGAGTTCATGTGCAAGCAGCCGTTGCCTGTGGCATCACAAGTAAAGGGCCTTGGCGCAGTTCCAAAACACCCGGTATTCAACAGGCTTTAAGCTTAAATTATCTGAAAAACGAGGGACTATATTCACTCAGAGACGGATGGATAAAAGTGCATTACCCAAACGGGTAA
- a CDS encoding IS110 family RNA-guided transposase, with protein sequence MTKHNILFIGLDTHKEFIEVAYIEDNRGAQPIHFGRIYSSKVTIKKLIRQFESKYPNTTLHFVYEAGPCGYWIYRLITSLGHCCYVVAPSLIPKKPGERVKTDKRDALKLAKLLKSEDLTPIYVPEPEDEAIRDLSRAREVAMKDLKDAKYQLKAMLLRNNINYAGTANWSLKHLRWLTELVLPHPAQQIVLQEFIQTINERTARLERLDNELSHHVYQWRYYPVVKAIQAMRGVRLLVAAGIVSELGDLTRFDHPRKLMSYLGLVPSEHSSGGKRHIGAITKCGNGRARRLLVEGAHSYRHAANISTELQKRQEGLPKQLIDIAWKAQLRLCKRYKKLINKGKHYNLVVTAIAREMIAYIWAIAKQVVLSPVNPKLRLSRVPA encoded by the coding sequence ATGACTAAACATAACATACTTTTCATTGGCTTAGATACTCATAAAGAGTTCATTGAAGTTGCCTATATTGAAGACAATCGAGGTGCACAACCCATTCATTTCGGTCGTATTTATTCATCTAAAGTCACTATTAAAAAGCTTATCAGACAATTTGAATCTAAATACCCTAACACTACGCTCCATTTCGTTTATGAGGCTGGCCCCTGCGGTTACTGGATTTATCGGTTAATCACTAGTCTTGGTCATTGCTGCTATGTGGTTGCCCCTTCTCTCATTCCTAAAAAACCTGGCGAGCGTGTAAAAACTGACAAACGTGATGCACTTAAACTAGCTAAATTACTTAAGTCTGAAGACTTAACCCCTATTTATGTACCTGAGCCGGAAGATGAAGCTATTCGTGATTTATCTCGTGCTCGAGAAGTTGCGATGAAAGATTTAAAAGATGCAAAGTACCAGCTAAAAGCAATGCTTCTTCGCAACAACATTAACTATGCTGGCACAGCAAACTGGTCTCTCAAACACTTACGTTGGCTCACAGAGCTGGTATTGCCACATCCTGCACAACAAATCGTTTTACAAGAGTTTATTCAAACCATAAACGAGCGAACTGCACGATTGGAGCGACTCGACAATGAGCTCTCTCATCATGTTTATCAATGGCGTTACTACCCTGTAGTTAAAGCAATCCAAGCTATGCGCGGCGTTCGCTTACTCGTGGCCGCTGGTATTGTCTCTGAGCTTGGTGATTTAACCCGCTTCGACCATCCGCGAAAACTCATGAGTTATCTTGGGCTCGTTCCGAGTGAACACTCGAGTGGTGGTAAAAGGCATATTGGCGCAATTACTAAATGTGGCAATGGTCGTGCAAGGCGCTTATTAGTCGAAGGTGCTCACAGTTACCGTCATGCAGCCAACATATCGACTGAGTTACAAAAACGACAAGAAGGCTTACCAAAGCAACTTATTGATATTGCATGGAAAGCACAATTAAGGCTCTGTAAACGTTATAAAAAGCTTATAAATAAAGGCAAGCATTACAACCTCGTTGTCACCGCCATTGCCCGTGAAATGATTGCTTATATCTGGGCAATCGCAAAACAGGTTGTGCTCTCACCGGTAAATCCCAAATTAAGATTATCCAGAGTACCAGCTTAA
- a CDS encoding DUF5336 domain-containing protein translates to MNQNQINQVQGHVDRYFQLNMTSLLNASFPELNENEVCIGQYTLKEFLSLSNKVFNQFREELKTSFLKSLPFQYQFHNEFGGGDLNSDLANFIAYSETNRFPNAVSHLSRLVHYQAVNGFWEKTKRKYFRHSEENLNSERERIELVSKQLESSLNKYNEQLKSLEATKEDLSQFTQVKQKELSEIESLLGASRNHNSEISELHSTATSLSERIQSLLDSSDTRKEEIEEINKEAKNELNKIANTLEEQIKTIKKQNTSFDSLESSFDEKLELVNSKTSLFEERNKYLDDLIGREVGASLFETFKQRKGELSSSITFWTWAVPVTAFATIAWIFFLFGNGDLNALGWQVVFVNSLKALPAIGLLLFAISQYTKERNFQEEYAFKSAVALTVNSYADQLQKEENKDQLIMDSVNAIYKTPLPTKIAKNADSKGLAETAKELKDLASTFVSKK, encoded by the coding sequence ATGAATCAGAATCAAATTAATCAAGTACAAGGACATGTTGATAGGTATTTTCAACTTAATATGACAAGCCTGCTGAATGCATCTTTTCCAGAACTAAATGAAAATGAAGTGTGCATTGGACAATATACCCTTAAGGAATTCCTATCACTTAGCAATAAAGTCTTCAATCAATTTAGGGAAGAACTAAAAACTTCATTCTTAAAGTCGCTTCCATTTCAGTATCAATTTCACAACGAATTTGGTGGTGGAGATTTAAACTCAGACTTAGCTAATTTCATTGCTTACAGTGAAACTAATAGGTTTCCAAATGCAGTATCTCACTTATCAAGATTAGTTCATTATCAAGCAGTTAATGGTTTTTGGGAAAAAACAAAAAGAAAGTACTTTAGGCACTCGGAAGAAAACTTGAATTCTGAACGTGAAAGAATTGAGCTTGTTAGCAAACAGTTAGAAAGCTCTCTGAATAAATATAATGAACAGCTGAAAAGTTTGGAGGCTACAAAAGAAGATTTATCTCAATTTACTCAAGTAAAGCAAAAAGAGCTTAGTGAAATTGAATCGCTTTTGGGCGCCTCAAGAAATCATAACTCAGAGATTTCAGAATTACATTCTACAGCTACATCTTTATCAGAAAGAATCCAGTCACTATTAGATAGCTCTGATACCAGAAAGGAAGAAATCGAAGAGATTAATAAAGAAGCAAAAAATGAATTAAACAAAATTGCCAATACTCTTGAAGAACAAATCAAAACGATTAAAAAACAAAACACCTCATTTGATTCATTGGAAAGTTCTTTTGATGAAAAATTAGAACTAGTTAATTCCAAGACCTCACTTTTCGAAGAAAGAAACAAATATTTAGATGACTTAATTGGTCGTGAGGTCGGTGCTTCATTGTTTGAAACCTTTAAACAACGAAAAGGCGAGCTTTCATCTTCTATCACCTTTTGGACTTGGGCTGTTCCTGTAACAGCTTTCGCTACAATTGCATGGATATTTTTCTTGTTCGGAAACGGTGATCTAAATGCATTGGGTTGGCAAGTAGTATTTGTTAATTCTCTTAAAGCATTACCCGCTATAGGTCTATTGTTATTCGCTATTTCTCAATATACAAAAGAGCGAAACTTCCAAGAAGAATACGCTTTTAAGTCTGCGGTTGCATTGACGGTAAATTCATATGCTGATCAATTACAAAAAGAAGAAAATAAAGACCAGTTAATAATGGATTCAGTTAATGCAATTTATAAAACTCCCTTACCAACGAAAATTGCTAAGAATGCAGATAGCAAAGGTTTAGCCGAAACAGCCAAAGAACTAAAAGACCTTGCAAGTACTTTTGTGTCTAAAAAATGA
- the tnpA gene encoding IS66 family insertion sequence element accessory protein TnpA, which translates to MPKHKTAEQWLQLIEQQELSGLSVCDFCTQHNLSTKSFYNRRSKLRNEKSPESSFIAAKPAASESVSLPELLQLKHAKSTVLLPSNTDALWLAALLRALS; encoded by the coding sequence ATGCCTAAACATAAAACCGCGGAGCAATGGCTGCAACTTATCGAACAACAGGAACTCAGTGGTTTGTCTGTCTGTGATTTCTGCACGCAGCACAATCTCAGTACCAAGTCTTTTTATAATCGCCGAAGTAAGCTTCGCAATGAAAAATCACCTGAGTCATCTTTTATTGCCGCTAAGCCCGCTGCATCTGAGTCCGTTTCTCTGCCTGAGTTGTTGCAGCTCAAGCACGCTAAGAGTACGGTGTTGTTGCCATCAAATACTGATGCTCTGTGGTTGGCTGCACTGCTCAGGGCGCTGTCATGA